The Bryobacteraceae bacterium genomic sequence TCTCCCGTCCCTCGCCGTCTTCCATCTGGCCCTTGTCGAAAACCTGAAAGAACAACTCCAGAACGTCCGGATGCGCCTTCTCCACCTCATCAAGCAGCACCACCGAGTACGGCCGCCGCCGGACGGCCTCGGTAAGCACGCCGCCCTCTCCATAGCCGACGTACCCCGGAGGCGACCCCTTCAGAGTCGACACCGTGTGCGCCTCCTGAAACTCGGACATATTGATCGCGATCATGTTCCGCTCGCCGCCGTACATCAGGTCCGACAGCGCCAGCGCCGTCTCCGTCTTCCCAACGCCCGACGGGCCCACCAGGAGGAACACGCCGATCGGCTTCACCGGATCGTCCAGGCTCGCCTTCGACGTACGAATCCTCTGGCTGATCGATACGAGCGCGTGGGACTGGCCGATCACACGCTGGTTGAGGTGTTTCTCCAGTTCAAGCACGATGCCGATCTCGTCCTTGAGCATCTTGCCCACCGGAATCCCGGTCCACGCCGAAATCACCTCGCCCACCACCTGCGCGTCCACGCACACCCGGATCAGCGGCGTCTCCCCCTGCAGTGCTTCCATCTCGGCGTTCAGCTTGTCGAGTTCGGCGCGCAGTTCGGCGGCCTCGGCGGAGTCCCCGGCTTCCAGCTTGCCGCGAATCTCGCGGATTTTCTCCACCAACCCGCGCTCCTGCTCCCACCGCGCCCGAAGCGCCGCCAGTTCGTCCTCCACCTTCTTCTGCTTCGTGGCGATTCCCGTGAGCCGCTCCGCGTGATCCGCGCCGACGGCCGCCTCGCGTTCGAGTACACGCTTCTGCACGGCCAGATCCTCGAGCGTGCGCACCGCGTCTTCAATCGCCGGCGGCACCGCGCTCTGCCCCAGCGCCAGCCGCGCGCACGCCGTATCGAGAACGCTCACCGCCTTGTCGGGCAGTTGCCGGTCCGCGATGTAGCGATGCGAAAAGCGCACCGCAGCCGCCACGCCTTCATCAAGGATCCGCACTTTGTGGTGGTTCTCGAGCGAACTCACCACGCCGCGCAGCATCAGCATGCACTGCTCCTCGCTCGGCTCGCCCACCTTCACCGGCTGAAAGCGCCGCGCCAGCGCCGGATCTTTCTCGAAGTACTTCTTGTACTCGCTCCACGTGGTGGCCGCGATCGTCCGCAGCTCGCCGCGCGCCAGCGCCGGCTTCAGCAGGTTTGCCGCGTCGTTCTGGCCCGCTTGGCCGCCTGCGCCGATCATCGTGTGCGCCTCGTCGATGAACAGGATCACCGGCACTTCGGACCGCTTCACTTCCTCAATGAGGCCCTTCAACCGGTTTTCGAACTCGCCCTTCACGCCGGCGCCGGCCTGCAGCAGCGCCAGATCGAGCGTCCGCACCACCACGTTCCGCAGAGCCGGCGGCACGTCGCCCTGCGCCACCCGCATCGCGAAGCCCTCGACGACAGCGGTTTTCCCCACGCCCGCCTCGCCCACGAGAATCGGGTTGTTCTGCCGCCGCCTGGTCAGGATGTCCACGATCTGGCGAATCTCGGCGTCGCGCGCCAGCACCGGGTCGATCTTGCCCGCGCTCGCGTTGGACGTCAGATTCACCGTGTATTGGTCGAGGAACGGCGTCTTCCCTCCGGGCTTCGCACCCGCCGCGCCCCCTTCGCCCGCCCCGCTGGCATCGAGTCCCGCCGCCGCGGCCGTCTCGGCAGAAGAACTCACCAGCGCACCGAAGTCTTTCTTCAGCGTCTCCGGATTGATCTTCGCCCACTCCTTGGTCACCTGCAGCATCATCCGGTTCAACTCCGGATTCACCGCCAGCGCCAGAATCGTGAATCCGCTCCGGATCTCGCCCGCGCCGAAGTTGAGCGAGCCGAGCGTCCACGCTTCCACAAGCATCTTGACCAGCGACGGCGACAGCTCCGGCGTCCGCGCGTTGCCGGTCTTCAACCGGTCCAGGCTCCGGCCAAGATCGGCGGCGAAGCGCGAAAGGTCGATCTCGAAATATCGCGCGATCGGCGCGAAGTCGCCCTCGGTCTCGTCCTTCAATTTCGAAAGGTAGTGCTCCACCTCGACGTCGTAGTGCCGCCGCGACATACACAACGCCGCCGCGCCGTTCAACGCCGTGCGTGTATCGTCGTTCAGCTTTCCGATCAGGCTTTTTAAACTGACGGACATCGCAAGATTCTCCTTTGCCTCATTCGAGAGCCATCACGGCATCGTCGGGATGCCGCGGGAACTCCGGCTTCACCTTCATCCAGGTTGTCCAGCCGAGCTGGATCGTTTCCTCGCCCTGTAACTCGCACTGCGGAACTTCCTCTTTCCGCAGTACCAGTTGCAGCTCGAAGTCGAACTGTTCTCGCGCGTAAAATCGCGCCATCGTCCGCAGGCGACGGTATCCTTCACGCCCCGGCAGGAACTGCTCATACTCCTTCATCGTCAGCGGACCCAGCCGCACCCGCACTCGCGCCCCTTGATCCCAAACCGCGTCGCCCACCACCGTTCCAGCTCCCAGTTCCGCCGAATCGTCATACTCGGTCTCGAACCGGCACATCTCATCCTCGGCCAGCGGATACCACGCGCCCACGAACTGGATCACCTCGGCCGCCACGCCGAAGTAATCCCCGATCATCTGCTCGAGCCCCACCGCCGGACGGCTCTCCGGACCAAGGAGCCCGGCGTAGAAGAACA encodes the following:
- the tssH gene encoding type VI secretion system ATPase TssH, which produces MSVSLKSLIGKLNDDTRTALNGAAALCMSRRHYDVEVEHYLSKLKDETEGDFAPIARYFEIDLSRFAADLGRSLDRLKTGNARTPELSPSLVKMLVEAWTLGSLNFGAGEIRSGFTILALAVNPELNRMMLQVTKEWAKINPETLKKDFGALVSSSAETAAAAGLDASGAGEGGAAGAKPGGKTPFLDQYTVNLTSNASAGKIDPVLARDAEIRQIVDILTRRRQNNPILVGEAGVGKTAVVEGFAMRVAQGDVPPALRNVVVRTLDLALLQAGAGVKGEFENRLKGLIEEVKRSEVPVILFIDEAHTMIGAGGQAGQNDAANLLKPALARGELRTIAATTWSEYKKYFEKDPALARRFQPVKVGEPSEEQCMLMLRGVVSSLENHHKVRILDEGVAAAVRFSHRYIADRQLPDKAVSVLDTACARLALGQSAVPPAIEDAVRTLEDLAVQKRVLEREAAVGADHAERLTGIATKQKKVEDELAALRARWEQERGLVEKIREIRGKLEAGDSAEAAELRAELDKLNAEMEALQGETPLIRVCVDAQVVGEVISAWTGIPVGKMLKDEIGIVLELEKHLNQRVIGQSHALVSISQRIRTSKASLDDPVKPIGVFLLVGPSGVGKTETALALSDLMYGGERNMIAINMSEFQEAHTVSTLKGSPPGYVGYGEGGVLTEAVRRRPYSVVLLDEVEKAHPDVLELFFQVFDKGQMEDGEGREIDFKNTIIILTSNAATDTIMKLTADPETMPSPEGLSKTIKPELDKVFKPAFLGRLVVVPYYPVRDENLKQIIRLKLGKIKRRLMENHRVELSWSDAVVDQVAARCTEVESGARNVDNILTNTMLPAISHQLLTAMAEGQAVSTVSVDVDENGAFVYA